A region from the Triticum aestivum cultivar Chinese Spring chromosome 3D, IWGSC CS RefSeq v2.1, whole genome shotgun sequence genome encodes:
- the LOC123078428 gene encoding calumenin produces MTPPAAASPGRKSPAAVLFLCVVTISLLMFILLASYTPRLQPHGRSPHRRLKLHPKNSAAVASSYGAGAVHDSGGNRHAAPFDPAIAELERRLEDKEWEREHYRILHGDAEKDDHMKEWEEFLREEEDFINDDDRFNVSDRIRALFPKIDLSPKDGFVSLDELIRWNLDQARADQLHRSAREMELYDKNGNGIVSFTTFRALRQQSHGDGNSLGFPWWKEEHFNASDVNGDGFLNKTEFHDFLNPSDSENPKIINLLCRQELRQRDKDGDGKLNFEEYFHGLHDHIHGYDDENAAISHIGNMTIAKERFAKLDKDNDGFISEHELEPVLDKLHLSERYYARQQATHAISEADKDHDGRLTLEEMIENPYAFYGSVYFSDDEDYFHEEFR; encoded by the exons ATGACGCCGCCGGCGGCGGCCTCGCCGGGGCGGAAGTCTCCGGCCGCGGTCCTCTTCCTCTGCGTGGTCACTATCTCATTACTCATGTTCATACTCCTTGCCTCCTACACCCCCCGCCTCCAGCCCCACGGCCGCAGCCCCCACCGCCGCCTCAAGCTCCACCCCAAGAACTCCGCCGCCGTCGCTTCTTCCTACGGGGCCGGCGCCGTCCACGATTCCGGAGgaaaccgccacgcggcgcccttCGACCCGGCCATCGCCGAGCTGGAGCGGCGGCTGGAGGACAAGGAGTGGGAGCGCGAGCACTACCGCATCCTCCATGGCGACGCCGAGAAGGACGACCACATGAAGGAGTGGGAGGAGTTCCTCAGGGAGGAAGAGGACTTCATCAACGACGACGATCGCTTCAACGTCTCCGACCGCATCCGCGCGCTTTTCCCCAAGATCGACCTCAGCCCCAAGGACGGCTTCGTCTCCCTCGATGAGCTCATCAGGTGGAACCTCGATCAGGCCAGGGCCGACCAGCTCCATCGCTCCGCCAGGGAGATGGAGCTCTACGACAAGAACGGCAACGGGATCGTCTCCTTCACTACTTTCCGGGCGCTGCGCCAACAGTCCCATG GAGATGGCAACTCACTGGGGTTCCCGTGGTGGAAAGAGGAGCACTTCAATGCTTCGGACGTCAACGGGGATGGTTTCCTCAATAAAACTGAGTTTCACGA CTTTCTTAATCCAAGTGATTCGGAGAATCCTAAAATTATCAACTTGCTCTGCAGACAAGAATTAAG GCAGAGAGATAAAGATGGTGATGGAAAGTTAAACTTTGAAGAATACTTTCATGGGCTACATGACCATATACATGGTTATGATGACGAGAATGCAGCTATTTCTCATATTGGGAACATGACAATTGCAAAGGAGCGGTTTGCCAAGCTTGACAAAGATAATGACGG GTTCATTTCAGAGCATGAACTAGAACCTGTTCTTGATAAGCTCCATCTGTCAGAACGCTATTATGCCAGACAGCAAGCCACACATGCTATTTCAGAG gCAGACAAAGATCATGATGGAAGGCTAACACTGGAAGAGATGATCGAGAACCCCTATGCATTTTATGGTAGTGTTTACTTCAGCGATGACGAGGACTACTTCCATGAAGAGTTCCGCTAA
- the LOC123078427 gene encoding developmentally-regulated G-protein 2, translated as MGILERIKEIEAEMARTQKNKATEYHLGQLKAKIAKLRTQLLEPPKGASAGGDGFEVTKFGHGRVALIGFPSVGKSTLLTMLTGTHSEAASYEFTTLTCIPGIIHYNDTKIQLLDLPGIIEGASEGKGRGRQVIAVAKSSDLVLMVLDASKSEGHRQILTRELEAVGLRLNKRPPQIYFKRKKTGGISFNSTAPLTHIDEKLCYQILHEYKIHNAEVLFREDSTVDDLIDVIEGNRKYIKCVYVYNKIDVVGIDDVDNLARQPNSLVISCNLQLNLDRLLARMWEEMGLVRVYTKPQGQQPDFGDPVVLSSDRGGCTVEDFCNHIHRSLLKDVKYVLVWGTSARHYPQHCGLGHGLEDEDVVQIVKKKEKEEGGRGRFKSHTNAPDRISDRVKKAPLKT; from the exons ATGGGTATCCTCGAGAGGATCAAGGAGATTGAGGCCGAGATGGCCCGGACGCAGAAGAACAAAGCAACAG AATATCATCTTGGACAACTGAAGGCAAAAATTGCAAAACTGAGGACACAGTTATTAGAGCCTCCAAAG GGTGCCAGTGCTGGAGGAGATGGTTTTGAGGTCACAAAGTTTGGGCACGGTCGTGTTGCGCTTATAGGGTTTCCCAG TGTTGGAAAGTCAACTCTTTTAACTATGCTGACCGGGACACATTCTGAAGCTGCATCATATGAGTTCACAACCCTCACTTGCATTCCTGGTATTATCCATTACAATGACACCAAAATCCAGCTTCTTGATCTTCCCGGTATCATTGAAGGCGCCTCTGAAGGCAAGGGGCGTGGTAGGCAG GTTATCGCTGTCGCCAAGTCATCGGATCTCGTGCTTATGGTTCTTGACGCCTCAAAA AGTGAAGGGCATCGCCAAATATTAACTAGAGAACTGGAAGCTGTTGGCCTCCGTCTGAACAAAAGGCCTCCTCAG ATATacttcaagaggaagaagactgGTGGGATTTCTTTCAACAGCACAGCACCTTTAACTCATATTGATGAGAAGCTCTGCTATCAGATACTGCATGAGTACAAAATTCATAATGCAGAG GTATTATTCCGTGAGGATTCTACTGTGGATGATCTGATTGATGTGATTGAAGGAAATCGGAAGTACATCAAGTGTGTTTATGTATATAATAAGATTGATGTTGTGGGtattgatgatgtggataatctTGCTCGGCAACCAAATTCACTTGTTATCAGCTGCAATTTGCAG TTGAACTTGGACAGGCTATTAGCAAGAATGTGGGAGGAAATGGGTCTGGTGAGAGTGTATACAAAGCCGCAGGGTCAGCAGCCCGATTTCGGAGATCCAGTGGTTCTTTCTAGT GATAGGGGTGGTTGCACAGTTGAAGACTTCTGCAATCACATCCACAGGAGCTTACTCAAGGATGTGAAATATGTGCTCGTGTGGGGAACGAGTGCTCGGCACTATCCACAGCATTGTGGTCTTGGCCATGGTCTTGAAGACGAGGATGTGGTCCAGATAGTAAAGAAGAAG GAAAAAGAGGAGGGCGGACGAGGCCGTTTCAAGTCGCACACCAATGCACCTGACCGAATCTCCGACAGGGTGAAGAAAGCTCCTCTCAAGACATGA